In Horticoccus luteus, the following proteins share a genomic window:
- a CDS encoding HD family phosphohydrolase produces MSFRDQLTLLLGGLRQGPPRRGTSAASLARDFLDRSRLIAIVIFLVTVGSIVLISSVGMSTLHVAVLPNQLATTRIVASAPFDYISAEQTRAARDAFAARIPPVYRLTDEPARQFDAAARDFLAQLNRFDAERPPGAPMIGDRQSALAGIVDAFNSRGSYRVSLEDAGRILSGTNIHQRTQLFESGLAAVRDIYAEGVHDSSLGGGVNGAGALFEVVRPGGDVTLRPTQSLEDALTFLRVSLAADGVSRPVSQALFRFFRNGIAPNLLFDRAATERRQAEAARNLKPIVVHVAAGQTIIESGERVTPAEYEMFGAYRKYLLDHGDVDWNEGLALFGRVLLVLAMVLASIIYIRLEDPETLQSNVRLGLLALVVILNLALVRAVYSIGGVAFFVSDGSWASTLPYIAPTAFAPLIVAILIDAGSAIFMALLISIFTGVIYGNRLDLLVLTFLASLVAIFSSRDAHRRGRVVRAAGAGGLTVAAFAALIGIADQVPIETLGRQMGAGLVTGLLTGIAVVGLLPVLESLFKRTTDITLLELTDYNHPLLRRMQLEAPGTYHHSLIVAQLAENACSAIGANPLLARVCALFHDIGKVLHPLYFSENQRDRGNPHDHHDPVASARIIKQHVSQGLELAQKHHLPRAVRDVIEQHHGTTLVRFFYERARTASSARAAAAPAEEEFRYDGPLPQFKECAVISLADGVEAASRSLRQATADQLTQLIDHIVRDRIAEGQLDEAPLTFAEIARIKESFIETLLNMLHGRIAYPAATPAPFPVKA; encoded by the coding sequence ATGTCGTTTCGCGATCAACTCACCCTTCTCCTCGGCGGCCTCCGGCAAGGTCCTCCCCGTCGCGGCACCTCCGCCGCCTCTCTCGCGCGCGATTTCCTCGATCGCAGCCGGCTCATCGCCATCGTCATCTTTCTCGTCACCGTCGGATCGATCGTGCTGATCAGCTCTGTCGGCATGAGCACGCTGCACGTAGCGGTGCTGCCCAACCAACTCGCGACGACACGCATCGTTGCCAGCGCGCCTTTCGACTACATCAGCGCCGAGCAGACCCGCGCCGCCCGCGATGCCTTCGCAGCCCGCATTCCCCCCGTCTACCGCCTGACCGACGAGCCGGCCCGCCAGTTCGACGCCGCCGCCCGCGATTTTCTCGCCCAACTCAACCGCTTCGATGCCGAACGCCCGCCCGGCGCTCCCATGATCGGCGACCGCCAGTCCGCCCTCGCCGGCATCGTCGACGCTTTTAACAGTCGCGGCTCGTATCGCGTTTCGCTCGAAGACGCCGGCCGCATACTCTCCGGCACCAACATCCACCAACGCACGCAACTCTTCGAAAGCGGCCTCGCCGCCGTGCGCGACATCTATGCCGAAGGCGTGCACGACAGCTCGCTCGGCGGCGGCGTCAACGGCGCCGGCGCGCTCTTCGAAGTCGTCCGCCCCGGCGGTGATGTCACCTTGCGCCCCACCCAGTCGCTCGAAGACGCGCTCACGTTCCTCCGCGTCAGCCTCGCCGCCGACGGCGTTTCGCGCCCCGTTTCCCAGGCGCTGTTTCGGTTTTTCCGCAACGGCATCGCGCCCAACCTCCTCTTCGACCGCGCCGCCACCGAACGCCGCCAGGCCGAAGCCGCGCGCAACCTCAAGCCCATCGTCGTCCACGTCGCCGCCGGTCAAACCATCATCGAATCCGGCGAACGCGTCACCCCGGCCGAATACGAGATGTTCGGCGCGTATCGCAAATACCTCCTCGATCACGGCGACGTCGATTGGAACGAAGGCCTCGCCCTCTTCGGCCGCGTGCTCCTCGTGCTCGCGATGGTGCTGGCCTCCATCATCTACATCCGTCTCGAAGATCCTGAGACGCTGCAAAGCAACGTGCGCCTCGGCCTCCTCGCGCTCGTCGTCATCCTCAACCTCGCCCTCGTGCGCGCCGTTTACTCGATCGGCGGCGTCGCGTTTTTCGTGAGCGATGGTTCCTGGGCCTCGACGCTGCCCTACATCGCGCCCACCGCCTTTGCCCCGCTGATTGTCGCCATCCTCATCGACGCCGGCTCCGCTATCTTCATGGCGCTGCTGATCTCGATTTTCACCGGCGTCATCTACGGCAACCGGCTCGACCTCCTCGTGCTGACGTTTCTCGCCTCGCTGGTCGCCATCTTCAGCAGCCGCGATGCCCACCGCCGCGGGCGCGTCGTCCGCGCCGCCGGCGCCGGCGGCCTGACCGTCGCCGCGTTCGCCGCGCTGATCGGCATCGCCGACCAGGTGCCGATCGAAACGCTCGGCCGCCAGATGGGCGCGGGCCTCGTCACCGGCCTGCTCACCGGCATCGCCGTGGTTGGCTTGTTGCCCGTGCTCGAATCGTTGTTCAAACGCACGACGGACATCACCCTCCTCGAACTCACCGACTACAATCACCCGCTGCTCCGGCGCATGCAGCTCGAGGCCCCCGGCACGTATCATCACTCGCTCATCGTCGCCCAACTCGCCGAAAACGCCTGCAGCGCGATCGGCGCCAATCCCCTCCTCGCCCGCGTGTGCGCACTCTTTCACGATATCGGCAAGGTCCTGCACCCGCTGTATTTTTCCGAGAACCAGCGCGACCGCGGCAACCCCCACGATCATCACGACCCCGTCGCCTCGGCGCGCATCATCAAGCAGCACGTTTCCCAAGGCCTCGAACTCGCGCAAAAGCACCACCTGCCCCGCGCCGTCCGCGATGTCATCGAGCAACACCACGGCACCACGCTCGTGCGTTTCTTCTACGAACGCGCCCGCACCGCCTCCTCCGCCCGCGCCGCCGCCGCGCCCGCCGAGGAGGAATTCCGCTACGACGGCCCGCTTCCGCAATTCAAGGAATGCGCCGTCATCTCCCTCGCCGACGGCGTCGAGGCCGCCTCGCGCTCCCTCCGGCAGGCCACCGCCGACCAGTTGACCCAGCTCATCGATCACATCGTCCGCGACCGTATCGCCGAAGGTCAGCTCGACGAGGCGCCCCTGACGTTCGCCGAAATCGCGCGCATCAAAGAGAGCTTTATCGAGACGCTGCTCAACATGCTCCACGGTCGCATCGCCTACCCGGCCGCCACGCCCGCGCCGTTCCCCGTCAAGGCGTGA